A window of Cryptomeria japonica chromosome 3, Sugi_1.0, whole genome shotgun sequence contains these coding sequences:
- the LOC131066691 gene encoding short-chain type dehydrogenase/reductase — translation MADQSSLKDRVAIVTGASRGIGREIALHLGRKGAKVVINYAGSAEKAEEVASTINKGTDTVRAVTCKADISKAIEVRKLFDVAEETFGAVHILVNNAGIADTKLTPLAETPEELWESIFSVNCKGAFLCSREAANRVVKGGGGRIINLTSSIVASLKPGNATYGASKAAVETMTKILAKELRSTKITANCVAPGPVATDMFLTGRSDDDIQRAVEAAPLQRLGEVTDVAPFVAFLASDEGEWVNAQVVRVNGGYV, via the coding sequence ATGGCTGATCAGAGTAGTTTGAAGGATCGTGTGGCCATCGTGACGGGAGCATCGCGAGGAATTGGCAGAGAAATCGCGCTTCACTTGGGCCGCAAGGGAGCAAAAGTGGTGATCAATTACGCTGGAAGTGCAGAGAAAGCAGAGGAGGTGGCCTCAACAATTAACAAGGGCACTGATACAGTGAGAGCCGTGACCTGCAAGGCCGATATCTCCAAGGCGATCGAAGTAAGAAAACTCTTTGATGTGGCGGAGGAAACATTCGGCGCCGTGCACATTCTGGTTAACAACGCGGGCATTGCCGATACCAAATTGACGCCCCTGGCGGAAACCCCCGAAGAATTGTGGGAATCCATCTTCAGTGTGAACTGTAAGGGAGCTTTCCTCTGTTCCAGGGAAGCCGCCAACAGAGTGGTAAAAGGCGGCGGGGGCCGCATAATAAACCTAACGTCTTCCATTGTGGCGTCGCTGAAGCCTGGAAATGCAACATACGGGGCCAGTAAGGCCGCCGTGGAGACCATGACCAAAATTTTGGCCAAGGAATTGAGAAGCACCAAAATTACTGCAAATTGCGTGGCCCCGGGGCCTGTGGCTACAGATATGTTCTTAACAGGAAGGAGCGATGACGACATTCAACGCGCTGTGGAGGCAGCCCCACTGCAACGACTGGGCGAGGTCACCGACGTGGCGCCCTTCGTTGCGTTTCTGGCCAGCGATGAGGGAGAGTGGGTTAATGCGCAGGTTGTTCGGGTCAATGGTGGCTATGTATAA